A region of the Pseudomonas anguilliseptica genome:
CTTCACTGCGCGGCGGCGAGTCCTTGAGGAACACCGCAATCGCCTGACGGTCAGCGTCGGTCAGGTGGCGCAAGCTGTTTTCCACCACCTCTGCCATGGGCCCCGAAGACAAACCCAGGCCTGGCGCTGCGCCATCCTTCAAATAGCCGGCAAGCACGTCCGTGGGCCAGGCACCAATGCCGTGCACGGGGTCGGCACTGATGTTGTAGGCGTTCCAACCCTGAAGCAGGTTACCGGCCAGCGAGCGGTCGCTGCTGACTGCCTGAAACAGGTTGCGCGGTGAGTGGCATTCGCCGCAGTGACCCGGCCCTTCGACGAGGTATTTGCCGCGATTCCACTCCGCAGAGCGCTGGCTGTCCGCCTGAAATGGCTCATCGTTAAGGAACAGCAGATTCCAGAGAACCATGCCCCAGCGCTGATTAAACGGGAAGCCGATTTGGTTTTCGCGCGGTGCTTGCTCGACTGGCTCCAGGCTGTCGAGGTAACCCTTGATCGCTAGGGAAACCCTGAAGAAGACTTCCTGAATTTGGCAAAATACCTGAACTCCACCCGCCGAGTTTTCCGATGAAGCAGATGACCTTCGCCGACGCCGAGTACGCCGGCAAGCGCAAGCAAACCCGCAAAGAGCTGTTCCTGATCGAGATGGATCAGGTTGTGCCGTGGAAGGGTTTGATTGCCTTGATCGAACCGCATTACCCCAAGGGTGAAGGCGGACGTCCAGCCTATCCGCTGATGGCGATGTTACGGGTTCATTTGATGCAGAACTGGTTCGGCTACAGCGACCCGGCGATGGAGGAGGCTCTGTACGAGACCACCATCCTGCGCCAGTTTGCGGGTCTGAGCCTGGAGCGCATTCCCGACGAAACCACCATCCTCAACTTCCGCCGATTGCTGGAGAAACACGAACTGGCTGCGGGCATCTTGGCCGTCATCAATGGCTATTTGGGTGACCGCGGTTTGTCATTGCGCC
Encoded here:
- a CDS encoding cytochrome c, which gives rise to MVLWNLLFLNDEPFQADSQRSAEWNRGKYLVEGPGHCGECHSPRNLFQAVSSDRSLAGNLLQGWNAYNISADPVHGIGAWPTDVLAGYLKDGAAPGLGLSSGPMAEVVENSLRHLTDADRQAIAVFLKDSPPRSEGVPRPQQVTLAEPGSGNALGNKLFAEACASCHRWDGTGNQSQTAMLLGLKTVNDPAASNLLGILLSGHGAADAPVDRLMPSFGTIYNDQELAALSSFMLQRFGDSGAQVSVPAVAKRRTESLH